A single genomic interval of Hyphomicrobium methylovorum harbors:
- a CDS encoding efflux RND transporter periplasmic adaptor subunit — protein MTWTKFFVLLFLIAAGTGGLYMFIENKRNAEVQAARLEAAKPVVEPAITVSKAKMEEFVQTAIVSGSLIPREEILVSPEVEGLRVLELLADEGDKVKKGQVLARLVAEQLNAQLAQNTANLARATAAIAQAESQIAQAEAQAKEAAAQLERAEPLKKSGYLSGSTYDQRESAARTTASQVIAARDGLTAAKAEKAQVEAQGREMLWRRNNTDVTAPKDGIISRRTARIGAMASAVGEPMFRVIENGEIELDAEIVETEMKNVKVGQKAIVTVPQIGDFEGRVRLVSPEIDKTTRLGRVRIFLGANPQIRIGSYAHGQIETARSRGIAVPTSAVNFEHGTVSVQVVKDKKVQKRFVTAGLITGDLVEITQGLSEGDLVVTRAGTFLRDGDMVRPIVPEPALSEAR, from the coding sequence GTACATGTTCATCGAGAACAAACGGAATGCAGAGGTGCAGGCTGCACGGCTTGAAGCTGCGAAACCCGTCGTGGAACCTGCCATCACCGTTTCAAAAGCGAAGATGGAGGAGTTCGTTCAAACGGCAATCGTCTCAGGTTCGCTGATACCGCGCGAAGAGATCCTCGTTTCGCCCGAGGTTGAGGGTTTGCGCGTTCTCGAATTGCTCGCTGATGAAGGCGACAAGGTCAAGAAAGGCCAAGTGCTCGCCCGGCTCGTTGCGGAACAGCTGAATGCACAGCTCGCGCAGAACACCGCCAATCTCGCGCGCGCAACCGCTGCCATCGCCCAGGCCGAAAGCCAGATCGCACAGGCTGAAGCGCAAGCAAAGGAAGCGGCCGCACAACTCGAACGCGCGGAGCCCCTGAAGAAATCGGGCTATCTTTCGGGATCGACATACGACCAGCGCGAAAGCGCCGCGCGTACGACCGCCTCCCAAGTGATCGCTGCTCGCGACGGACTTACCGCTGCCAAAGCTGAGAAAGCCCAGGTCGAAGCTCAGGGCCGGGAAATGTTGTGGCGGCGGAATAACACCGACGTCACCGCGCCTAAGGATGGCATCATCAGCCGCCGAACGGCCCGCATCGGTGCGATGGCGTCTGCTGTCGGTGAGCCGATGTTCCGCGTCATCGAGAACGGCGAGATCGAACTCGATGCGGAAATCGTTGAGACGGAAATGAAGAACGTGAAGGTCGGCCAGAAGGCGATCGTCACCGTTCCGCAGATCGGCGATTTTGAAGGGCGCGTGCGGCTCGTTTCGCCAGAAATCGATAAGACGACGCGTCTCGGCCGCGTGAGGATTTTCCTTGGCGCGAACCCTCAGATTCGCATCGGATCGTATGCTCATGGCCAGATTGAAACGGCGCGCAGCCGCGGCATCGCGGTTCCGACGTCTGCCGTCAATTTCGAGCACGGTACGGTTTCGGTTCAGGTGGTCAAAGACAAGAAGGTTCAGAAGCGTTTCGTAACAGCCGGGTTGATAACCGGCGATCTGGTCGAAATCACCCAAGGCCTTTCGGAGGGCGACCTTGTCGTGACGCGCGCGGGCACGTTCCTACGCGACGGCGATATGGTGCGTCCGATCGTTCCTGAGCCGGCGCTAAGCGAGGCTCGCTAA
- a CDS encoding efflux RND transporter permease subunit, with protein MRINVSAWSIRRPVPAIVLFAVLMLLGTLSFMQMPVTRFPNIDIPLVSVIVTQSGAAPAELETQVTKIVEDSVANITGVKHITSTLTDGTSSTIIEFRLETNTDRALNDVKDAIAKVRANLPRTIDEPIIERIDVEGQPILTYAATSPGMTLEELSWHVDDVIKRRMQATKGVGRVERYGGVDREIRVNLNPDKLLAYGITAAEVNRQVRSTNVDLGSGRGEVGGQEQAIRILAGARRVQVLADAKIMLPGGREVRLKDLGQVIDDASEQRSFSRLDSQPVVSFSVFRTKGTSELSVADAVDASLKELQAAYPNVNITLIDDAVAYTRGNYVAAMEALIEGAVLAVIVVFVFLRNWRATLISAIALPLAAIPTFWAMSAMGFSLNLVSLLGITLATGILVDDAIVEIENIVRHMHQGKSPYRAALEAADEIGLAVIAITLTIVAIFAPVSFMGGIAGQYFRQFGMTVAVAVLISLLVARLITPMMAAYLMRPIPEKPHVDGWLMRFYTRFLEATLNWRYLTLVSGVALFSTAIYATSLLPTGFLPDEDTARIVVAVEFPPGTKLDDTRIKTDEMARILRSIPEVHQVFVLGGTSPTGQLDVRRASVFVQLTPKNERKITQKQLSTIIAAKLGDVPDSRAWYINDRGERELSFSMLSRNGDDLNAAIGKVEVGLREIPGFRNVAASGSTERPEIQIIPRLDEAARLGVAPDQIAETIRVATIGDAEFNLAKYTLGDRQIPIRVQLEERMRTQLKRIEQLRVTNASGKAIPLTAVATVSLGSGPASIERFDRLRRAVVGVDLDRGVPMSVAREKFLKVIEDQKLPATVTLQPSGDAEVQDEVANGFMTAMGTGILIVLGLLILLFGSVFQPITILLSLPLSFGGVVVSLLLTDNSISMPVYIGLLMLMGIVTKNAIMLVDFAIEEIAAGVDRREAIIDAGRKRARPIIMTTLAMAAGMLPSALAFGDGGEFRAPMAIAVIGGLLVSTLLSLVFVPSFFTVMDDFGWLMERIFGRFIGPRDEPGEENPAVHKAREAEPAAGKPAPPVTS; from the coding sequence ATGCGGATCAACGTTTCTGCATGGTCCATCCGGCGTCCTGTTCCGGCGATCGTTCTGTTCGCCGTGCTGATGCTGCTTGGCACGTTGAGCTTCATGCAGATGCCGGTGACCCGGTTTCCGAACATCGATATTCCGCTCGTTTCCGTCATTGTCACGCAATCCGGCGCGGCTCCTGCCGAACTCGAAACGCAAGTCACAAAGATCGTCGAAGACTCGGTCGCCAATATCACGGGCGTGAAGCACATCACGTCGACGCTGACCGACGGCACGTCATCGACGATCATTGAATTTCGCCTGGAGACCAACACCGATCGCGCTTTGAATGACGTCAAAGATGCGATTGCAAAAGTGCGCGCAAATCTTCCGCGGACGATCGATGAACCCATCATCGAGAGGATTGACGTCGAAGGACAGCCGATCCTGACGTACGCGGCGACGTCGCCCGGAATGACGCTGGAAGAGTTGTCGTGGCACGTGGACGACGTCATCAAGCGCCGGATGCAGGCGACGAAGGGCGTGGGCCGCGTCGAGCGCTATGGCGGTGTCGATCGCGAAATTCGCGTCAATCTCAATCCCGATAAGCTGCTGGCTTACGGTATCACCGCGGCCGAGGTGAACCGGCAAGTCCGTTCAACAAACGTCGATCTTGGCTCCGGCCGAGGCGAGGTTGGCGGACAGGAACAGGCGATCCGCATTCTGGCCGGTGCGCGGCGTGTGCAGGTGCTTGCTGATGCGAAGATCATGCTTCCGGGCGGGCGCGAAGTTCGCCTCAAGGATCTCGGACAAGTCATCGACGACGCCAGCGAGCAGCGCTCGTTCAGTCGTCTCGATAGCCAGCCTGTCGTTTCGTTCTCCGTGTTTCGAACCAAAGGAACGAGCGAGCTCTCGGTTGCTGATGCCGTTGACGCTTCGCTTAAAGAACTCCAAGCGGCGTACCCGAACGTAAACATCACTCTCATCGACGATGCGGTGGCCTATACGCGCGGCAACTATGTTGCCGCGATGGAAGCGCTGATCGAAGGCGCCGTGCTCGCCGTGATTGTCGTGTTCGTTTTCTTGCGAAACTGGCGCGCAACGCTGATTTCGGCGATCGCCTTGCCACTCGCGGCGATACCGACGTTTTGGGCAATGAGCGCGATGGGATTTTCCCTGAACCTCGTCAGCCTGCTTGGAATAACCCTCGCCACAGGCATACTCGTGGACGATGCGATCGTCGAGATCGAGAACATCGTGCGCCACATGCACCAGGGTAAGTCGCCATATCGCGCGGCCCTTGAAGCGGCGGACGAAATCGGTCTGGCTGTGATCGCGATTACGCTGACGATCGTCGCGATCTTTGCGCCGGTTTCGTTCATGGGCGGCATTGCAGGACAGTACTTCCGGCAGTTCGGCATGACCGTTGCCGTTGCCGTGTTGATATCGCTTCTGGTCGCGCGGCTCATTACGCCGATGATGGCCGCTTATCTCATGCGTCCTATTCCAGAGAAGCCGCATGTCGATGGCTGGCTGATGCGCTTCTATACGCGGTTTCTCGAAGCGACATTGAATTGGCGCTACCTGACGCTCGTCTCCGGCGTCGCACTGTTTTCCACTGCCATCTACGCGACGTCGCTGCTTCCCACCGGCTTCCTTCCGGATGAAGACACGGCGCGCATTGTCGTGGCTGTTGAATTTCCACCAGGCACGAAGCTCGATGATACGCGTATCAAAACCGATGAGATGGCGCGCATTCTGCGTTCAATCCCCGAGGTGCATCAGGTCTTCGTGCTCGGCGGAACCAGTCCCACGGGACAATTGGATGTGCGGCGCGCGTCAGTATTCGTACAGCTGACGCCGAAGAATGAGCGGAAGATTACGCAGAAGCAGCTCAGCACGATCATTGCGGCGAAGCTGGGCGACGTTCCCGATAGTCGCGCCTGGTACATCAACGACCGGGGTGAGCGCGAACTCTCATTCTCGATGCTGTCACGCAACGGCGATGACTTGAACGCGGCGATCGGCAAAGTCGAAGTTGGCTTGCGCGAGATTCCGGGTTTCCGCAACGTCGCGGCCTCCGGCTCCACCGAGCGGCCTGAAATTCAGATCATCCCGCGTCTCGACGAAGCTGCGCGCCTTGGTGTAGCGCCCGATCAGATTGCCGAAACCATTCGCGTCGCGACGATCGGAGATGCGGAATTCAATCTGGCTAAATACACGCTCGGCGACCGGCAGATTCCAATCCGCGTGCAGCTTGAAGAACGCATGCGCACGCAGCTCAAGCGCATCGAACAACTCCGCGTCACCAATGCTTCGGGCAAAGCCATTCCGCTGACCGCTGTCGCGACCGTCAGCCTTGGAAGCGGGCCTGCGTCGATCGAACGTTTCGACCGGCTGCGGCGCGCCGTTGTCGGCGTCGATCTCGATCGGGGCGTTCCGATGAGCGTTGCGCGCGAAAAGTTTCTCAAGGTGATCGAAGATCAAAAGCTGCCCGCGACCGTGACGCTGCAGCCCTCGGGTGACGCGGAAGTGCAGGACGAAGTGGCCAATGGCTTCATGACGGCCATGGGAACCGGCATTCTGATCGTTCTTGGATTGCTGATCCTGTTGTTCGGCAGCGTGTTTCAACCGATCACCATTTTGCTGTCGCTGCCGCTTTCGTTCGGCGGCGTGGTGGTCAGCCTGTTGCTCACCGACAATTCGATCAGCATGCCCGTTTACATCGGGTTGCTGATGCTGATGGGTATCGTGACGAAGAACGCGATCATGCTCGTCGACTTTGCGATTGAAGAAATTGCGGCTGGCGTCGACCGGCGCGAGGCCATCATTGATGCCGGTCGCAAGCGCGCTCGTCCGATCATCATGACAACGCTCGCGATGGCGGCCGGCATGCTTCCCAGCGCCCTTGCATTTGGTGACGGCGGCGAATTCCGTGCGCCGATGGCCATTGCGGTGATCGGCGGCCTTCTGGTCTCGACGCTGCTGTCGCTCGTGTTCGTCCCCTCGTTCTTTACCGTAATGGACGATTTCGGATGGTTGATGGAGCGGATCTTCGGCCGCTTTATCGGGCCGCGCGATGAGCCGGGCGAAGAGAACCCTGCTGTCCATAAGGCACGCGAAGCCGAACCGGCTGCCGGAAAGCCCGCACCTCCGGTCACCTCGTAA
- a CDS encoding tellurite resistance TerB family protein encodes MFDAKSILESIVRGAAPAQQNQGGGGGGLGDILSEIGRSLSQPSSGSPAGGTEGGNGNSKGLGDILGDLARQFGQPSSGETAGRPASSSTGSAQDGGTPELGDILAQIKDKLGQAGGSVTDGGSITDILGKIFSQAVQGVGEGAAHAGQATGASDALGRIASDPQAAQVLEQLKNAVRNSPFGAGAAAGGLGGLILGTQTGRSLASSAARLGALAMIGGLAYKAMQNYQAGKPLITGATATVAPPAGSGFEAAAVTNDAAVHYIQAMIAAAAADGRIDAAEHDKLVASFGESGIGGEAEAFLAQELNNPRSVQELAASVASPQEAIQLYTAARIAVADKSPAEQNFLAELARALNIDPKLAAHVDATAQAAA; translated from the coding sequence ATGTTCGACGCGAAATCAATTCTCGAAAGTATCGTGCGCGGGGCTGCTCCAGCCCAGCAGAACCAGGGAGGCGGAGGCGGCGGTCTCGGCGATATTCTGAGCGAGATCGGTCGAAGTCTTTCCCAGCCGTCCAGCGGCTCACCGGCTGGCGGTACTGAAGGCGGAAACGGAAACAGCAAAGGTCTTGGTGACATCCTCGGCGATCTTGCCCGTCAGTTCGGCCAGCCGTCCTCAGGCGAGACTGCCGGACGCCCTGCCTCCAGTTCCACCGGCTCTGCTCAAGATGGCGGGACGCCGGAACTCGGCGATATCCTGGCGCAGATTAAAGACAAGCTTGGGCAGGCAGGCGGTTCCGTTACCGACGGCGGCAGCATCACCGACATTCTCGGCAAGATCTTCTCGCAGGCGGTGCAAGGTGTCGGAGAGGGCGCTGCGCACGCCGGTCAAGCAACTGGCGCGAGCGACGCTCTCGGAAGGATTGCCTCTGACCCGCAGGCAGCGCAGGTTCTAGAGCAATTGAAGAATGCCGTGCGCAATAGCCCGTTTGGTGCTGGCGCTGCGGCTGGCGGTCTTGGCGGACTGATACTCGGCACGCAGACTGGGCGATCGCTTGCTTCGAGCGCTGCACGACTTGGCGCACTCGCGATGATCGGTGGGCTCGCTTACAAGGCAATGCAGAATTACCAGGCAGGCAAGCCGCTCATCACCGGCGCCACGGCAACGGTTGCGCCGCCAGCCGGCTCCGGGTTTGAAGCTGCTGCCGTCACCAACGATGCGGCTGTTCACTACATCCAAGCGATGATTGCTGCCGCCGCTGCGGACGGACGCATCGATGCCGCCGAACATGACAAGCTCGTCGCGAGCTTCGGCGAATCCGGAATTGGCGGTGAGGCCGAAGCTTTTCTCGCGCAGGAACTCAACAACCCGCGTTCCGTTCAAGAGTTGGCCGCGTCGGTCGCCTCCCCCCAAGAAGCTATTCAGCTTTACACGGCTGCGCGGATTGCCGTCGCGGATAAGTCGCCCGCCGAACAGAACTTCCTGGCGGAACTCGCGCGTGCGCTCAACATCGATCCGAAGCTTGCCGCGCACGTCGATGCAACGGCGCAGGCCGCGGCTTAG
- a CDS encoding HlyD family secretion protein — protein MLKKIDPAISTVLLGTAIAVAIGFGFQLIENRGSLSDLAGSAHADTPAPVAQWAASATGRVEPKNGEVRIAGEVGGKIVEVLAKTNDQVKKGDLLLRLDDQDYYAKLHAAAAEESVRERERSEEQVTGLAQDRRNAEDAVAKAHREVFAAWEAFDAAYRAEKNANGTSEAVETARDNVTKKEDALKAAHDKLAAINAKPDMPLQQRLEASLALARADLTSAELALERTRIRAPADGTVLNTLARVGETAAPSPESAAVVFGDMSSLRLRAEVEERDAGKVHVGQRVVVKADAFPDQTFDGTVTSISQSLGAPRIATRGPRRPNDVEVVEVMVSLDGHPPLFTGMRVDTFFKLDSNQKSSDASAATSKTN, from the coding sequence GGATTCCAGCTGATCGAAAACCGCGGCTCGCTGAGCGATTTGGCGGGCTCAGCGCACGCCGATACGCCCGCTCCGGTTGCCCAATGGGCAGCCTCCGCCACGGGCCGCGTCGAACCGAAAAACGGTGAAGTCCGCATCGCTGGCGAAGTCGGCGGCAAGATCGTCGAAGTGCTCGCGAAGACGAACGATCAGGTCAAGAAGGGCGACTTGCTTTTGCGCCTCGATGACCAGGATTACTACGCCAAGCTTCATGCCGCGGCCGCTGAAGAAAGCGTGCGCGAACGTGAGCGCAGCGAAGAGCAGGTCACGGGCCTCGCACAGGATCGTCGCAACGCTGAAGACGCGGTAGCCAAAGCCCATCGCGAAGTCTTTGCGGCTTGGGAAGCGTTCGACGCTGCGTATCGCGCTGAGAAGAACGCGAACGGTACCAGCGAGGCGGTGGAAACTGCGCGCGATAACGTCACGAAAAAGGAAGACGCGCTGAAAGCGGCGCATGACAAGCTAGCCGCGATCAACGCCAAGCCCGACATGCCGCTGCAGCAGCGGCTGGAAGCCTCTCTTGCGCTTGCACGCGCCGATCTGACGTCGGCAGAGCTGGCTCTTGAGCGCACGCGCATCCGCGCACCGGCTGATGGAACGGTGTTGAACACGCTTGCTCGTGTTGGTGAAACGGCCGCGCCGTCGCCAGAGAGCGCAGCAGTCGTGTTTGGCGATATGTCATCGCTTCGTCTCCGCGCTGAAGTCGAAGAGCGCGATGCGGGCAAGGTTCACGTGGGCCAGCGCGTCGTCGTCAAGGCTGATGCCTTCCCGGATCAGACGTTCGACGGAACTGTCACGTCGATTTCGCAGTCGCTTGGCGCGCCGCGCATTGCAACCCGTGGCCCGCGTCGCCCGAACGACGTCGAGGTCGTTGAGGTGATGGTATCTCTTGATGGCCACCCGCCGCTCTTTACCGGCATGCGTGTCGACACGTTCTTCAAGCTCGACAGCAATCAGAAGTCGTCTGACGCCTCTGCGGCGACATCGAAGACGAACTGA